The sequence CTAGACCCCTGGATATGGCTCCTCTCTAAACCACACGACACCCTGACACGCGCCCAAAATAAGCTCACAGCCCGGATGGCACTAGCCACACGACGCACCATAGCCAGACACTGGGGCAACAACACCACCCCCTCCATGCCCGAAGTCCAAAGACGCATAGAAGAAGCTGTAGAAATGGATAAACTATCTGCCCTGATCCATGACACGACTACGTCTTTCCACAAGATATGGGACCCTATGATAATGAGAATGGCAACACTGCCATAACCCACCCCACATATATCCCCTGCCACCCAAACCTCCCGCGCCCCCCCCctagggggggggcgggggggcggaGGATGCGCGACTTTCCCCTTCTCTGGTCCTATTCTTCCTCCCCctatccctctctctttctccccctactcccccccccccctagcactCCCCTCAACCATGCCTACCCCACCATTGCAATTCTACCGCATCGATTCCACACGCTAACGATCCGCCAGCCAGCCCACCACAAATGCCACCCTAACCTGCAATGGAcacaactgacagacacacacgcaaccCCCCCAATACAGGCATGGCCACACTGAATACCCCAACTAGGGGGGACCCTACCCAGCCAGACACCGAAGAGACGGATGTCTCCACCACACCCCCACACTCGATACACACCACTCAACACTTACCCCCCCCGACCCACACCAGAATCCACACGAACCACCCACTGAGACAGACCCCACacctccacccccccaaaaaacaaacgaCAACGAACTACCTACCAAAAATACATACACGACAACCCCACCCCCCACTCCCAACAACAGCGACTTAAACACAACACTAAATTTCTACAACAAACACACCACATAACCGCGGGAGACTAGACCCAATCCTCCCCGGCTACGTCGCCAGACGGAGAACTACCCCACCCCCGACCAAGTTCTGTACCCCACTCCCCGACCCCCAGTACTATATCAGAAACCGTCGTATCAGGGACTGGACACCACATAGCAGACGAATCTCTACAGCACCTGAAGCAGACAATAGATGGTGACATAAAGCCAATGATTGAACATACGACTACAATTTACAAACCCTACAACCAGATCCCCACCTCCAAGTTATTCTACCTATTTCCCTCCCCCCCCGACGAAACCTTGACACCACATCCAAACGCTCCCACAGGTACACCCGATAAGGGAAATCAAACTAGGAAACAGAGATACCCGTAGCGGGCAAGGCTGAATAAGCCCGCAAAcacggcttctgcgcaagccaactGTACGGTACCAAGAATCACCGAACATGCTACTAACCAACCCTTCCTTTCTGTTAAACCACTTAAATAACCACAAGAGCatgggcttctgcgcaagccaccctAAGTTTTATTCTGCACACCTGTTGACCTACAACTCTAGGTTTGGAAAAATGCATGTTAACTGGAATTGTTTGCCAAAAAGTATTTCGTTCAGATAGATACGAGCTTACAACTACAAAGACACTGTTATGGCATAAGATACATCCTAAGCTCTCCTACGGACAATCCCTCTACCCTATACATTGTCTTCAACCACTATCTCAATCGCCTGACAATCCCGGTCATGCTCATTCATGGTTTTGAATTTAATATTTGTTGTTTTAAAATCTGTGCACTATTATAGACATAACATGTTATGTATTTATACCCACAGGTTCTCTGTGACTATGGTGGTCCAGAGGACCGAAATGTTATTACATGCactactgaaaataaagaatttatataaaaaaaaaaaacaacaatgaggTGAGAAACGCTTATCTTATTAGACAGTGGTTACAGCTTCCTCCAGGGATATCCTAGCAATAATCTCTCCAATATAGAATAGGTATACACAAAATTGAGGATGCAGCTGTGGATCTACAAAAAAATATAGAACAAATAATAGTGAACACTGTATAACAGGGTACAAATGCGCTCTATTAGATATAACTCACAGGATGGATGAATTAATaatgcccaagggtgcctcccctgatgtaggTGGGAAGCGAAATCACTGCTTCTGCTCCCAGGAAAACGGAGTTGGACTCAGGATATGGAGTAAACAAATTccatctttatttaaaaatataaaaattaagtatatgtacaagctgttatggtaccaggtcctacgcgtttcgtccaaatggacttcttcagggacctcTTGGTATTCAAGTGTGTAACAGCAGTTACAAATACAGATATACAATAAAAAGTAAGTGCTCATAGCCGGCTTACAATCGTCCACACACTGATGCTCCCATGCTGCAGGAGagaacccaccgtatcagcgctgagatcgggcgggaattttgaaactactgagagcagcggacggtaaacggctacacagcctctgattttacaaatgtgtatttcgtgatatattggaaacaaatatcacaacttgctcaagtaagggttcctatttggggggaagggtatcttgtgatttaataaaacggttttacactatgaaagttttcttttgtatcttttaaaggtaaaagctacagtgtatctcccatctcaacacaggattaaccccttcaagactcccctataagactatatggactcttaagcaagtttttatatattttttgtgcataaATCTAAACTACTGTGGGATTTAAGTGCTTCTATCCATTTACTACTAAACTCACAGAGTTATTGTTTGAtgatttttttgcacatttttataggttgcctcactgtataggctaccatatatagcgctgacattttttatttttcatatactaGGGCATGATCATTAAGGagttttgctttatgtctagCTGCTAACTTTTACACTacaacaatttttattatttactatttgtatcttgtttacatttactttttaaaaggtgcgctctcctgtattttacaaataaaaagtaagtaCTGAGGAAATTACAGAAGTTAGAgggatttgtagggatgtctatatcaCAGTTGATGGAgattgcaaataaagtatacatgaacagagaaacagagacaaagaggaaaaaagaacgtaaaatgaggaagaaggcagatatgctagcggtagctattacaagtgtagagagacagggaagggaggtgaatagaggagttgaaaaTAGGTTGAGTAGGGGACCACTAAGCAGGAATCAGTGTgcatattgtagagaggaaggacatTGGAGGAATGAATGCCCGCAGAGAGAGTATTATGAAAATGACCgacaagaagagagaagagtGCGGGGAGGTTATGGTGGTAACTATAGAGGcagaggaagaagaagaggacgttttggaggaaatagtgggattaatagaggaagtgttcaaGGGGACAGATATTATCCACCCACGCAGAGACGTAGAGAAAGAGAGgatagagattttgtgggtctggctgacactgttatggaggactattgataccgaccaggctccatcccccttggccgcgcagagcctatggtcgatgtagcaatagggggaaagagaagtcctttcatgattgatactggggcTGAACATTCCGTGGTGACCAAATTAGTagctcctccttcaggaaaaaCCATAACAGTAAAAGGAGCAACTGGGAAGAGCGCTGCTAGACCGGTTCTTAAGAGTCGCACTTGCATTCTGGGAGGCAATTTGGTGAATCACCAATTCCTATATATGCCTGAGTGTCCAATCCAACTTCtaggacaaaatttattttcaaagcttcaagcccagataaccttTTTATCCCTGAAGTTTAATGGATCATTGGGCATAATGGCGATATCGGTgccaagggaagaagaatggcgctTCTACACGATAATGACAAGtgtaaaccctaagagtgatgaatctctatttgacattccaggagtatgggcagaaaaTAATCCACCAGGGCTTGCccgtaatattccacctatacATATTGAGTTGAAGCTTGGGGCCTATCCCGTGAGCCTACGACAGTACCACATACCTCAAAAGGCAAAGAGAAACATACAGACCTACTTGGATAAGTTcgtacggtatggtatcctaaaattctgtacttccccctggaatacTCCAttgttacctgttcagaagccaggatcagatgagtatcgtcctgtacAAGATTTAAGAGCAGTTAATGATGCGGTagttagtatacacccagttgtacccAACCCTTATAATCTGCTTGCCttgataccaggtggggcaacttactttacagtcctagacctcaaggaTGCTTTCTTTTGTCTTCGAATTGCTGCTGagagccagtgtatctttgcctTCCAATGGGAAGATGCTGTTACAGGTTCAAAGCATCAGATGAGTTGGACTAGACTACCTCTTGGATTCAAgaattcacccaccctatttggatctGCACTAAGCCAGGACCTGcaagatttcaagtccatcccaggagaatgtgtattacttcagtatgtggatgatttgttgatagcggcaatTACTAAAGAGATATGCCAACAAGCAACTTATGATCTACTTCAAATTCTCTGGAAGGCGGGATACAAAGTATCTAGGAAGAAAGCGCAATTGTGCCAGTCAACTGTCAAGTatttaggattccatatctctgaaggtcaaaggataatgggaccCGAAAGGAAAGAAGCGGTATGTCAGATACCGATACCTGAGAACAGAAGACAGGTGCGAGAATTCTTAGGAGCAGCAGgattctgcaggatatggattcctaattacgcgatattggcgaaacccttATATGgagctataaaaggcacagaaccCTTCCTATGGACCACTGAACAGCAGAAGGCATTCGAAGATATCAAGAAAGCACTAATGAGTGCCCCAGCCCTAGGTTTACaagatcatacacgtccattctatctgtatgtacacgagcaaagaagaatggctgtgggagtactaaCTCAGtatttgggatcatggcaacgacctgtcgCGTACATGTCCAAAcagttggatgcagtggccagtggtcttccaccttgtctgcgAGCAGTGGCCGCCGCTGCCCTGTTGGTAGAAGAAGCTGACAAGCTTAcattgggtcaggaactctatgtgcgagtaccTCATGCAGTACAGACTCTACTGGATTACAAAGGTAATCATTGGTACAGCAATAGCCGAATGACTAAATATCAAGCCATGATATGTGAAAATCCAAGAGTACACCTTGAGACTGTTAATACcctgaatccagctaccctttttccacaacctactgaaagtcaacatgattgtttggagatAATGGATATAATGTTTTCAAGCCGACCGGACCTtcatgactttcccatccagaacccggATGTACAGTATTATACGGATGGTAGTAGCTATGTGAAAGAAGgaattcgctatgcaggatatgcggtaacaactatagacaaggtgatagaggcACGGACACTGTCAAAAGGgacatcagcacagaaggcagaattgattgcactgacacaggccttgcaattGGCTGAAGGGTTAAAGGTGAACATATATACTGattcaaaatatgtatttttaaccaCTTATGCCCAtagagccttgtataaagaaagaaggTTGTTGAATTCGGAAgggaaagaaatcaagtatgcagctgaaatacttcaaatattggaagcagtatgggagtcAAAGGaggtcggtattatacattgcagAGCACATCTGAGAGATGATAGTGATGTGGTAAAAGATAATCACATGGCAGATAGTGcggctaagcgtgctgctgaatctgGACAGGAGGAATATGTGGGGTACGTTGCGGCCCTTGTTCcggcccctctgtctcaatggaccccgatttatacaactcaagagaTGGAGTGGTTGAAGACTGAAGCGGGAAAATatttggagaacaattggtatcagttagaagatggaagaatagtcattctgACATCTCTGGCTATAGAGATTGTTCAGAACTTCCACAATGGCACACATACAGGAaaagatagtatggaagaatatctcaggaaacatttctatataccaagattATCCAATCTTACTCAAGCTATTTTTCGAAGATGTGTTCTGTGTGCAAAGAACAACGCAAGACAAGGCCCTGTTAAACCTCCTGgggtccagtatatgggaggactccccatGTCAGATCtgcaaatagactatacagtaatgcctaaatctggaggatatcgttacctgttggtagctgtgtgtacctactcagttTGGGTAGAAGCTTGTCCAACCCGTACGgaaaaagcaggagaagttgtacgattcctgttgcgagaagtCATACCCAGATATGGACTCCCGTGCtctataggatcagataatgACCCACCCTTtattcatcagtgcctacaacaactgactcatatgcttggtattaagtgga comes from Pelobates fuscus isolate aPelFus1 chromosome 5, aPelFus1.pri, whole genome shotgun sequence and encodes:
- the LOC134612714 gene encoding uncharacterized protein LOC134612714 — its product is MAVGVLTQYLGSWQRPVAYMSKQLDAVASGLPPCLRAVAAAALLVEEADKLTLGQELYVRVPHAVQTLLDYKGNHWYSNSRMTKYQAMICENPRVHLETVNTLNPATLFPQPTESQHDCLEIMDIMFSSRPDLHDFPIQNPDVQYYTDGSSYVKEGIRRQQVVELGRTMEEVQKWVQDRLPVNIYPPVHSYHPGDQVWIKEWNSVPLGPKWRGPYVVCLSTPTAVKVAEVTPWIHHSRVKPAADSWQATPDPENPCKIRLKRVIQSE